A window of Candidatus Hydrogenedentota bacterium genomic DNA:
TCTTCGAGTTCTGTGAATTACCTTTTGCAGTCACTTTTGTCACAAAAGATGACGATAAGACCAGTTATAAAGAATTGGACGGTGTAACTAAACGTCTTTTGAGTCGGAGTAAATCTCTTTTAAATACCACAGCTATTTGTAAACAAGAAGCGTTGTACTTAACACAAGAAACCGTGACAGGCAAAGGGCGGTGTGACGTTTGTCGTATTCGCTATGCCAATCAATCGGCACAACGAGAACACCTTTGTATCGCTTGTCATTATCGACGACATGAATCAAGAGAACCTTCGGTAAAACACTTAACCTCTGAACTAGAGTCTTTAATTCCAAAGAAAAGCAATGAAAGCAGACTTGCTTTAATTTATATGGGATTCAATTTAACCCCCCTATATACCGGAACAATTTTTGACAAAGTATGTTGGAATGGAAAAGGGAAAAAAAATCCCAGCGCAGGTCGTTTATATCGTTCGTGGGAGGGTCTGCAAGAGTTTCTTGAATATTGTCGTGATAGGATTGCCGGAGAAGATAAACTCAGGAACAGAACAGAAAACAGAGAAACGGAAAAAGAAAATCCTATTGTCTTCCCAATCACGTCTATGAGATCTACCCCTGAGCGTATGGAATTTGTCATCCGTGGCAGCAGAGCTAGCAAAGTAATGACCGCCATCTATGACGAATATGAAAAGCGCTTTGGTAAATTTCGTGATTGCCTACCTTTTTCTATAGGTTGCATTTACTTCTATAAGAAATTTCCTCTTTATGTCGTGATGGAGACCGCTCGAGGAATGCGTAAAACTTTTATGAATACCCCCGCAAACAAAACAAATAATGGTTCAGGTATGAAAACCTATCGGGTGCAGAAAAAGATCAACGATAATCCCCAATTTACAACACTCTACCTTTCTGAAGTCGATAGTAATCTTTCAAGAATTATGAATAAAGGCATGCCTGCTTCTTGGGTAGAATGGGAAATATATAATAAACGCAGCAATGACAAAATTCGTAAAAATGATAACTTTCACTGTCAATTTAAATGTCTAAAAGATCCTAAAAACGAATCCAACACACCCTCAACAAAAAAAGACGAAGCATATACGAGCGAAGCCTTAACGAAAATAGGTAAAGAACATACGATTCTTGTTCAGGAGGGTTTCTTTGATTTTATTTTGGCGGAATCGGCCCAAACGCGAAATGCTTTTTCGTCCAAGGGACGGGCCCATCACATCCTTGGCGAACGACCATCCTACCCCGTGGGCACCGTACGTGACTTTGACCGCCTTTGGAAATTACTTACAACACTGCATATAAGCCAAGTAAGTGCAATCGAAGGACTGTTGGTAGAAAAAATGCTGCTTTGGAGAGAAAAATGGTGGAAGGATCCCGAAACATCGAAAGCATTTTGCCGGTTGGTTTTATTTTCTCCCAACGCCTTTGGAAAACTCAATAAAAAGAATGAAAGTGACGCGGACAATTCAGATGAGGCGGTGCTTTTACGGGCTGCGTGGAACGGCCTTCTGTTGGATGTAATCGATTTGTATAAACACTTGGAAAATAAATAACCATCGAAAGGGAAAAGAAATGATAAACAAACCCAAACAATATTTTGCAATTGCTTTAGAGCCAATTCATGTGGGAACAGGTGGTCAACGGCTTGGCCGGGTTGACATGACGGTGGTTCGCGAACCGGTATCCAAAGTACCTTATATCCCCGGAACCAGTCTATCGGGAACATTAAAATATTTTGCTGATTTTACGCTCCGTGATAAAAATATAAAGGAAGAAATATGTGCTTCTACTCAGGGATCTAGACATAAAAACCATGACCATGAGGTATGCCCCATCTGCGTTGCCTTTGGCTATACGCCCCAAGATGAGGAGAGCGGCAAAGGTTCTGCACAAGGATTGCTTCACTTTAGCGATGCGCAATTGTTGGCAAGCCCCGTGAATACTGCAAATGGTCCAGTCTGGCTCACCTCTCCCAGTCGCCTTCATAACATTCTAGGAATTGGCGATGGCGGCGATTTCGATGAAGATACATTTACCTTACCGAAAGGGTTTGAAGATTTTACTGCAACAGCAGAAAAAGTCAATTTCGGCTGGGTTCTTTTGGATAAGAACAAAAATACCTTTAGCTCTGTAGACGAACTTAAAAAAGCCGGCATTGAAGAAAACTGTGCTTCGCGTTTTGTGGTGGTAGCTGAATGGCTTTTCAGTCAATTGGTTAATGACAATATGGAAGTGCGCACTTCTGTTGTTATTGATCCTGAAACCGGTGCGGCCAGTGACGGCGGCCTATTCACTTTTGAAGCAATACCTCGAGGCGCGATTTTCTCTTTCGATATTGTCGAACATGATTATTATGGACGCTGGAGTAGAATCCAATGGAACAATGGCGAAGAGAGCCCTCCTTCGGCGACAGACATGATCGAAGAATACAGTTTTGACGGTATCAAATTTATCGGGCTGGGCGGTATGACTACACGCGGTTTCGGATGTCTTGATATTAATCCCCGGGCCAATAAACAATAAAGGAATCCTATTATGATCAACCTTGATTATCTCGCTGCTAAATATGGTCAACAAATTGGTTTAGACGCGAAGGTCGAAGAAAAAACACTTTCTACGGCTTTAAATATTCTCCATGAACAAGGGATTTATGCACTCTTCCTTTGGCTCTATCAAAAAGCTGACGAACGCCGCACACTTGGAGTAGGAATCCAAAACCTTTTTAAAGACAAATATTGTCCCAAACAATTAGAAAATAACGAATCTATTTGGAGTAATAATAAGAAAGATGCCCTTGATACGGTGAGAAGCGTCTTTACCATAGATCTACGTACCATGTTTATAGCCAAAGATTTGATCAGTCTTACGTTGACCTATGCCCGACACGCGGCCAAAACACGTTCCGGCGAAGAAAACTGAGGAGGAAGCCCATGGGAAACGATAATCAACTTAACTGCTGGGAAATAAGCTTAGAATTGCTTAGCCCGCTGCAAGTGGGGATCGGTAATTTAGGTATGGTCGAGAAGACAGACCTTTATGTACCGAACCGCGTATTCCGCGGCGCCTTCACAAACAGCTTGGTAAGCTATTATGGAAAACAAAACAAAGAGACGTTCACGAAGGTAACCCAAGAACTGGGTCAATGGGGACGTGATTATGGTTGTGCCATCCATAAGGGTGAGCCAATAAATCCGGGCCAGTGTGGTGATTTCGAACAATATAGAAATATTTTCAGCTCTTTGTTCCTTTCCACAGATGAGTGTAAGACCGTGTGGCGCCCTCGATATGATCTTGAAACAAATGAACGAATATGGGTCAACGGCTCGACTGAAAAAACAGAGGCTGAGTTGCGTCAACTACTGAGCTTTACCGTGACCAGCACGGCTTATAGCCCATTGCATAAAGATATCAACGAAACGCTCCACGCCACGGATCTTATCACCCACCAATATCTCAGCGAGGATAAAAGCTTTAAGCCTGTTTATCTTAAGGGACAGTTTCTTCTGCCAAAACGCATCGAAGAAT
This region includes:
- the cmr4 gene encoding type III-B CRISPR module RAMP protein Cmr4, which produces MINKPKQYFAIALEPIHVGTGGQRLGRVDMTVVREPVSKVPYIPGTSLSGTLKYFADFTLRDKNIKEEICASTQGSRHKNHDHEVCPICVAFGYTPQDEESGKGSAQGLLHFSDAQLLASPVNTANGPVWLTSPSRLHNILGIGDGGDFDEDTFTLPKGFEDFTATAEKVNFGWVLLDKNKNTFSSVDELKKAGIEENCASRFVVVAEWLFSQLVNDNMEVRTSVVIDPETGAASDGGLFTFEAIPRGAIFSFDIVEHDYYGRWSRIQWNNGEESPPSATDMIEEYSFDGIKFIGLGGMTTRGFGCLDINPRANKQ